In the genome of Onychostoma macrolepis isolate SWU-2019 chromosome 10, ASM1243209v1, whole genome shotgun sequence, the window CTCCGCCAGAGTGCTGCCGCATCATTTAGTCGTTGATGGTAAACCTGCGTGACTTACTTAGTCACTAGATAGTGTTAGCTGAAAGGACTGAATTATGAAGTAGCACTCTGGGTAGACGTAAACAAATTGTGAGACTTAATGAAGTCTCAAAGGGAGGAAtgtagaagatttttattgatattaatcagaattatttaGACTTAATCAAGGTGAATTTTGCGAAAAATGTATCTATTGAATCTACCAATATGTTCTGAAGGCCTTTTTGTCAAAATGTGTACGTGGCAAAGCACATCTGGAAGAAATGAGGAGGGGGCTTTTCTCCCCTTTACCATAACAAAGTCAGGATGGTCTTCTCTCCTATGGGACAGATAGAAGTATGTACACTAGTAAAATATAGGATGGTACACGTGGGGTTCAATGTATAGAGACCCCCTCCCTTCTGTTAATTTTTTTGAGTATATATACGAGAGGCGACAAGTTCTCGGGAGGACTCCTTTGCAAACGAGTTTTCAGGTtttattccattaaaaaataaaacctactcTGGAATCAAACTCTGGCACTGCGTCTTGTTCTTTGAATTGCGGTGGACGACACTTCAACCACCACAGCGGCGCAGAtagaacaggtggagcagatagagcaggagcccaccacgacgggtcaggaacccacagcagagcctgggacctatggagaacaaagacacaaggaggagacagaacatgcacagacacaaggactggggtagggaacacaggaagttcatagTTCGTTTCCATAGCAgggacaggacagaacgagagttcattgatggcctccatagccgtgacaggacagaatgagagttcattggctgataccgctgacacctctggaggttctgcggcggttgccgccacctctggaggttctacagtggtaaacacaggacacagggagagttcagtaatgGTTTCTTTGACCGTAACACAACAGGCTGAGAGTTcattgctgggcgccaccaccatacgaggagctgaagtgagcaccgccgcttcgggaggttctgcagcatgtaccgccacctctggagaaactgcagcgggTACCATCACTTCAGGGAACACGGCAGTGagcgccactacctcaggaggttctgcagcatcagccgccacctctagagacatcatagtggacgccgtcacctctgggagttctgtggtggtgtatgcagcccaaacacaccaaaatgcgatccatcaggggaagcgtttcagacaggggaatcagttcaggaacaggagggttagagtgagtgagtttggggataccagctgtgtgtgcagacaccagcggtgaatccctcacactggatatcagactgggataatgaaagacggaccttgatgatctgggtgtgtcagcccggacgtgacccgactctggaaggtcagtgGAGACGTgctgacgtgactctggacggtcagcggagacgtgctgacgtgactctggacggtcagcggagacgtgctgacgtgactctggacggtcagcggagacgtgctgacgtgactctggacggtcagcggagacgtgctgacgtgactctggacggtcagcggagacgggacgtgactctggacggtcagcggaggtctggcgagactctggacgagcaactgtgatgtgacttgactttaggagatcagccgtgacgtgctgctgtgactctggacgagcagccgtgacgtgctgctgtgactctgaacaagcagccgtgacgtgctgctgtaactctggacggacagctgagaCGGGGCAAGATTCTGGGAGATCAGTTGAGACGTGACTCGgttgatgacgaccaactgtgacttgactgggctctttaacagcaactgtgacttgacttagcttgtgaagatcagctgtgacttggcctgattcgtgacgatcaacggtgacttgacttagcttgtgaagatcagctgtgacttgtcttgactggtgaagatcagctttgacttggcttgactcgtaaagatcagctttgacttggcttgactcgtgacgatcaacggtgacttgacatAGCTCTTTGGCATTaactttgacttgacttggctcttgaatggcagcaatgacatgatggggtgttgttgtggccgccattttgtgaacgggctctGCTGCGTCCGCCATTACCGTCATAGACGCGGTATCACGTTCCTCTTCCGCGACACCCACGGTGAAGGAGGAACCGACTGACAACAGAGCATAGTCCAAGAACTGACTGAGTGACGAACGCGGACCCTCGAGTCTAAGCTTAGACTTGAGAGGTGGATTTATGCCATCGCAGAAAATCtctattaaaataatgtctgGTAATTCTGAATAGTGAGCGATGGCTAAAAATTCTCGCATATGGTTTTCCAGTGATCGTGGACCCTGTTTAatgccaaataatatttttgttgtgtccatacctggccaatgtctgtttgaaaagctgctggatccttgtgtggccgagtattctgttacggggctgacgagacgagaggcgtacggatccatttgcagacttttattggcaagagacgtggtcataacaggcagggtcaaacagtggcaaacaggtataacagggatgagacaaagagtaaccagagacaagcgtgggtcggcgatcggcaaacagtatccacaggggcgagacaggagaggtaaacCGAAAcgtgagcgatagtccaggcaggggaaaacacaatccaacaaaggctaggcaaggctaggctaggctaggctaggctaggaaaactaatagggctctgtagggcagcaataatgcgtacaatactcggcaacgagggagagaatgtccagggttgaaatagtgtgtgtgattagtgatgctgtctgatcaggtgtgcgtgtgattagtgcaatgagtgattggtgacagctgtgtgcgtgtgattggtgagatggctgatgggaaatgcagtccatgtgatgtgtggtgtgaaagtccatgtggtgagcgggtgacctctagtggtgaatgaaatttaaattaaattatactaaatgttgtttatgaaaatattttttaaaaaatgaagaaagttTACTGtgctgggtaggtttaggggatgatacagtataaatattaaaggttctaaatataatgtagaaacttaaattttttgTGATACaagtacaaatatacaaataaatgcgAATAAAACATAGAAATTTGTCATGTCTGGACGTGTCGGGTCCACAATGGCCCTTATCGTTTGacctgttaaaatatatatattgtgttccCTTTTCTTATTTTGACGTCGCCGGTTCctcattacaaaatgttttgttacctAAAACTagtctaaatgttttatattgcgtgtaattgcataatttatttatttattttcatttaatagaaGAAAATAAGACTCGGGACGATTGAATGCGCACAcgtgcgtgagagagagagagagagagagagaactttTTCCAACTTAAACTAAACGCAATTTGTGTAATCAGTTCATTTGAGGCCAACTGGTATACCATGAAGACGTAAGaccattttatttgttaaactaaacattttttatcCCTTCTCATTATTAGTCATGTTgcccattttatttaaattctttttatacaaccaacagaatatatgtttgtcttaaaactgacctgttaaaatcgtttatttattctgatttTACCCTTAAATTCAATATCTTTTGCTCAAGGACCCCAGAGatagagagagcgagagagagagaaagaccgTGAGGGTGGAGACAGATGCCTTTTTCCaactaaacacaattttttgGTAAACCTCTCATTTGAAGAATGGGGTTCCTTGCGAGAGGAGGAAATATTTTTCTCTTGAAAAAATGTAAGAGGGTTTTAATTCATTCCCAATTCATTATTAAGagtgttatttaattacattttatacagtCATCAGGATATATGTCTGTCTTAAAACTGCCCTGTTAAAATTTATTCTGTTTATCCTTTTACATACATCACccatagagagagaaagagtccaTAACACACCAGGCCTCGGAATGCAACCAGATACTGCTGCCACGTGGTCCACAGATGGGCAAACCCCCACCGGATCAgcataaaatcttcaaaacaatacttgacagctcatttatggttttacacttgtacaaacaacatatctcaTCCCCGGATGACGTAGGAATTTCACGCATTCCAATCCTCACATCTGGAACGCATTAACGGGGTCAAGGGGTCAACACGAGCTGGGTGGTAGCTATGTGGGTGGTCGCTATGTGGGTGGGCTGTGTGGGGGAGGGGAAAAGCCATAAATCAAGGGTCATAAATCATCTTGACACTATGTACTCCCTATTCACTACTCATAGACatgtatattatgtctatggtttaGGGGACGTCCTGGGGACctttttttgttagctgggacactggctttagtagccagttagttaaatgatgTTTCGTGTTTCTATGACAAACGcttacaaacattttggaccctaatttgtaattatgtactaattttgtaaatctattttccatgtatactttatgacgtaacttttcgatttgatcaagaacgtaaacacaagcc includes:
- the LOC131548425 gene encoding uncharacterized protein LOC131548425, with product MMSLEVAADAAEPPEVVALTAVFPEVMVPAAVSPEVAVHAAEPPEAAVLTSAPRMVVAPSNELSACCVTVKETITELSLCPVFTTVEPPEVAATAAEPPEVSAVSANELSFCPVTAMEAINELSFCPVPAMETNYELPVFPTPVLVSVHVLSPPCVFVLHRSQALLWVPDPSWWAPALSAPPVLSAPLWWLKCRPPQFKEQDAVPEFDSRDSLGTPSIPDLVPPRINRALSCTSNGLLPTFSSAPLRVLLV